A single genomic interval of Festucalex cinctus isolate MCC-2025b chromosome 16, RoL_Fcin_1.0, whole genome shotgun sequence harbors:
- the ano6 gene encoding anoctamin-6, producing the protein MENDILEMESVSDAEELEADARLEMIEEDVVYPEEFLPTYHGIQEGSTVVKVQLAEFNDKPDSLFFNDGVRRVDFILVYEDEDRKEFEKRHTFARRKRRREYFEASLMKMGMELEATRSVGDDNLVFVKVHMPWDTLCTYAEVLHIKLPIQPNDLSSQRSPWWHWLSAITKPFYPDKSLISKEAEFFTAPFEKDRLDYFYVKDKDVFFTSSMRSRMAYYILSRAPYEIRGSVKKFGIRKLLDGGVYKAAYPLHDCRFNVKSQEEGCPNERFRLYSEWAHPKSFYKMQPLDLIRKYYGEKIGIYFAWLGFYTIMLALAAVVGLSCFIYGYKTQETSTWSKEVCDPEIGGKIVMCPQCDQECKYWRLNSTCEASKKLCIFDNFGTLVFAVFMAIWVTLFLEFWKRYQAELEYQWDTVEFLEQEEPPRPEYEAKCIYERKNPVTGVKEKVPYTACGRCVRVSIGMGTVLFWILLIVASIVAITVYRLAAFFAFSARLRAQDLKELEPLKEYVTPQMATSVTASLINFVVIMILNMLYERVAIWITNFELPRTKTDYENSLTLKMFLFQFVNYYSSCFYIAFAKGKAVGYPGRPVYLVGKYRNEECDPGGCLIELTTQLSIIMGGKAIWNNIQEVLLPWVKNLIFRYCTRASSQKLIPRWEQDYQLQSMSKLGLFYEYLEMVIQFGFVTLFVASFPLAPVLALVNNLFEIRVDAWKITTQFRRIVPEKAQDIGAWQPILQGVAILAVATNAMIIAFTSDMIPRLVYYWSFSVYPYGEHDSQTMQGYIESSLSIFNISDFSNYSRPLSAPYNITTCRYRDFRYPPGHPKEYEYNIYYWHVIAAKMAFIIVVEHIVYLTKFILSYVIPDVPYAVKEQIKREKYLTQVILHETNLKLVTKRLKPTHDVTHRNSHGKPAKEELALDLDF; encoded by the exons ATGGAGAACGACATCCTGGAGATGGAGTCCGTCTCTGACGCCGAAGAACTAGAGGCAGATGCCCGCTTGGAAATGATAGAGGAAGACGTCG TTTACCCCGAGGAGTTTCTGCCAACATACCACGGAATTCAGGAAGGCTCGACGGTCGTTAAAGTGCAACTG GCCGAGTTCAACGACAAGCCCGATTCGCTGTTCTTCAACGACGGCGTCCGCCGCGTCGACTTCATCCTGGTCTACGAGGATGAGGACAGGAAGGAGTTTGAGAAGAGACACACGTTCGCACGGCGAAAG AGACGGAGAGAGTATTTTGAGGCCAGCTTGATGAAAATGGGAATGGAGTTGGAGGCCACGCGATCT GTGGGGGACGACAACCTGGTGTTCGTCAAGGTGCACATGCCGTGGGACACGCTGTGCACGTACGCCGAAGTTCTGCACATCAAGTTGCCCATCCAGCCTAACGACCTGTCGTCGCAGCGCTCACCGTGGTGGCACTGGCTGTCCGCCATCACCAAGCCGTTCTACCCGGACAAGAGCCTCATCAGCAAGGAGGCCGAGTTCTTCACCGCCCCCTTTGAGAAAGATCGCCTGGACTACTTCTACGTCAAGGACAAGGACGTCTTCTTCACGTCGTCCATGCGGAGCCGGATG GCTTATTACATCCTGAGTCGAGCGCCCTATGAGATACGAGGCAGCGTGAAAAAGTTTGGCATCCGAAAGCTATTAGACGGCGGCGTTTACAAAGCTGCCTACCCTCTCCATGAT TGCAGGTTCAATGTGAAGTCGCAAGAGGAAGGCTGCCCCAACGAGAGGTTCCGCCTCTACAGCGAATGGGCTCACCCCAAAAGTTTCTACAAGATGCAGCCTCTAGACCTCATCAG gaAGTACTACGGGGAGAAAATTGGTATTTACTTCGCCTGGTTGGGCTTCTACACCATCATGCTGGCTCTTGCTGCTGTTGTTGGTCTCAGTTGTTTCATATACGGATACAAAACGCAAGAAACCAGCACATGGAG TAAAGAGGTGTGCGACCCGGAGATTGGCGGCAAAATAGTGATGTGCCCGCAGTGTGACCAGGAGTGCAAATACTGGCGCTTAAACAGCACCTGTGAAGCTTCAAAG AAACTGTGCATATTTGACAATTTTGGCACACTGGTGTTTGCAGTTTTCATGGCAATCTGGG TGACACTGTTCCTGGAATTTTGGAAGCGCTACCAGGCCGAGCTGGAATACCAGTGGGACACGGTGGAGTTCCTGGAGCAGGAGGAGCCGCCTCGGCCTGAGTACGAGGCCAAATGTATATACGAGAGGAAAAACCCAGTCACGGGG GTGAAGGAAAAAGTGCCATACACGGCCTGTGGACGCTGTGTTCGAGTGTCAATAGGAATGGGGACAGTTTTATTCTGG ATCCTGCTCATCGTGGCGTCCATCGTGGCCATCACCGTGTACCGCCTGGCCGCCTTCTTTGCCTTCTCAGCGAGGCTGCGCGCGCAGGACCTGAAGGAGCTGGAGCCCCTTAAGGAGTACGTGACGCCGCAGATGGCCACGTCTGTCACGGCATCGCTCATCAATTTCGTGGTCATCATGATTCTCAACATGTTATACGAGCGCGTCGCCATCTGGATCACCAACTTTG AGCTGCCAAGGACCAAGACGGACTATGAGAACAGCCTGACGCTCAAGATGTTCCTCTTCCAATTCGTCAACTACTACTCGTCTTGTTTCTACATCGCCTTCGCCAAAGGGAAAGCCGTCGGCTATCCCGGACGACCCGTGTACCTCGTGGGAAAATACCGTAACGAGGAG tgtgaTCCTGGTGGTTGTCTGATTGAACTGACTACTCAGTTGTCAATCATCATGGGCGGCAAAGCCATCTGGAACAACATCCAAGAGGTCCTATTACC GTGGGTGAAAAATTTGATCTTCCGCTACTGCACGCGTGCGTCGTCGCAAAAGCTGATTCCTCGTTGGGAGCAGGACTACCAGCTGCAGTCCATGTCCAAACTGGGACTCTTCTATGAGTACCTGGAAATGG TCATCCAGTTTGGCTTTGTCACGCTCTTCGTGGCCTCCTTCCCCCTGGCTCCGGTCCTGGCGCTAGTCAACAACCTGTTCGAAATCCGCGTGGACGCCTGGAAAATCACTACGCAGTTCCGCCGCATCGTTCCCGAGAAGGCCCAGGACATCGGCGCCTGGCAGCCCATCCTTCAAGGCGTCGCCATCCTGGCCGTCGCCACCAAC GCTATGATCATCGCCTTCACCTCCGACATGATCCCGCGACTGGTCTACTACTGGTCTTTCTCCGTGTACCCGTATGGGGAGCATGACTCGCAAACCATGCAGGGCTACATCGAAAGCTCCCTGTCCATCTTCAACATCAGCGATTTCTCCAACTACAGCAGGCCGCTGAGCGCACCGTACAATATCACCACCTGCAG GTATCGAGATTTCCGCTACCCTCCCGGGCACCCGAAGGAGTATGAGTACAACATCTACTACTGGCATGTGATTGCTGCCAAAATGGCGTTTATTATAGTTGTCGAG CACATTGTTTACCTGACCAAGTTCATCCTGTCATACGTCATCCCCGACGTGCCGTACGCCGTCAAAGAGCAAATCAAGCGGGAGAAGTACCTGACCCAGGTGATCCTGCACGAGACCAACCTCAAGCTGGTCACCAAGCGCTTGAAGCCCACCCACGACGTCACGCACAGGAACTCCCACGGCAAGCCCGCAAAGGAGGAACTTGCGCTGGATTTAGACTTTTGA
- the ints13 gene encoding integrator complex subunit 13 isoform X2, which yields MKMFSVAHKTVFVVDHCPYMAESSRQQVECDVLTKSRGQGVIPLAPVSKSLWTCAVECSMEYCRILYDIYPLDKLINYIVSDSEFHLLNSWKRECQSTHELMSSLAAVGPPNPREDPECCSILHGLVAAVESLCKITELQHEKRIALMDMAEWVANRGRIICLTNAKSDTHVRMLEDCIQETIMEQNKLAAGSDRLMAIQQCELVLIHIYPQGDDTLVSDRPKKEVSPLLTTEVHSVRAGRHLATKLNILVQQHFDLASTTITNIPMKEEQHANTSANYDVELLHHKDAHMEFIKSGDLHMAGTSTRENGLKETVTLKWCTPRTISVELHYCTGAYRISPTDVNSRPSSCLTNFLLNGRSVLLEQPRKSGSKIISHMLSSHGGEIFLHVLNSNRSTLEDPPSISEGCGGRVTDYRITDFGEFMKENRLTPVSEALHHPAAKLPAERAKAQLERHTRYWPMIISQTTIFNMQAVVPLANLIVKELLTEEDVLTCQKTVYNLVDMERKNDPLPISTVGSRGKGPKRDEQYRIMWNELETLVKTHAGATDRHQRVLDCIVACRSKPPEEEERKKRGRKREDREERVDKNGGKDVEDKSWKESERVKSAPDKEDQVSEVIKDSPDSPEPLVKKPRLCTDEVESLEGAKGPVSLLSLWTNRITAKSRKRRELMGRAHSVNSKFELYQHLKDENGMDVHENGKASR from the exons ATGAAGATGTTCTCAGTAGCCCACAAGACTGTCTTTGTCGTGGACCACTGTCCCTACATGGCTGAGTCCAGTCGTCAGCAGGTGGAGTGTGATGTGCTAACCAAGAGCAGAGGCCAGGGAGTCATCCCTCTGGCCCCAGTCTCCAAGTCTCTGTGGACGTGCGCTGTCGAATGCTCCATGGAATACTGCCGCATCCTCTATGACATTTACCCGTTGGACAAATTG ATTAACTACATTGTGAGTGACTCGGAGTTCCACCTCTTGAATAGCTGGAAACGTGAATGCCAGAGCACTCACGAG CTCATGTCATCGCTGGCCGCGGTGGGGCCCCCCAACCCGCGAGAGGACCCCGAGTGCTGCAGCATCCTGCACGGGCTGGTGGCAGCAGTAGAGTCGCTGTGCAAAATCACCGAGCTGCAACACGAGAAGCGTATCGCACTGATGGACATGGCTGAGTGGGTAGCCAACCGGGGTCGAATTATTTGTCTAACGAATGCTAAAAG tgacacTCATGTACGCATGCTGGAAGACTGCATTCAGGAGACCATCATGGAGCAAAACAAGCTGGCAGCAGGGTCGGACAG GCTGATGGCCATCCAGCAATGTGAGCTGGTCCTCATTCACATTTACCCCCAGGGTGACGACACGCTGGTGTCGGACCGGCCCAAGAAAGAG GTGTCGCCTTTGCTGACCACCGAGGTTCACAGTGTCCGCGCGGGGAGGCACTTGGCCACCAAGCTGAACATTCTTGTCCAGCAGCACTTCGACTTGGCCTCCACCACCATCACTAACATTCCCATGAAG GAAGAGCAGCACGCCAACACGTCGGCCAATTACGACGTGGAGCTGCTGCATCACAAGGACGCCCACATGGAGTTCATTAAAAGTG GAGACTTACACATGGCCGGCACCAGCACACGGGAAAATGGACTGAAAGAAACGGTCACGCTGAAATGGTGCACACCGCGAACCATCTCCGTTG AACTGCATTACTGCACAGGAGCTTATCGCATCTCCCCCACTGACGTCAACAGTCGTCCCTCGTCATGTTTGACCAACTTTCTCCTGAATG GTCGATCGGTGCTACTGGAGCAGCCGAGGAAGTCCGGGTCCAAGATCATCAGCCACATGCTCAGCAGCCACGGCGGCGAGATCTTCCTGCACGTGCTCAACAGCAATCGCTCCACACTGGAGGACCCGCCTTCCATCAGCGAGGGCTGCGGCGGCCGTGTGACAGACTATCGCATCACC GACTTTGGCGAGTTCATGAAGGAAAACCGCCTTACTCCCGTTTCTGAGGCCTTGCATCATCCGGCAGCGAAGTTGCCGGCGGAGCGAGCCAAAGCTCAGCTTGAACGCCACACGCGTTACTGGCCCATGATTATCTCCCAGACCACCATTTTCAACATGCAGGCA GTGGTTCCTCTGGCTAACCTGATTGTGAAGGAACTTCTGACTGAGGAGGACGTTCTCACGTGCCAGAAGACAGTCTACAACCTGGTGGACATGGAGAGGAAGAACGACCCACTTCCTATATCAACTGTGGGTTCCAGAGGCAAAGGCCCCAAAAG GGACGAGCAGTACCGTATAATGTGGAACGAGCTGGAGACTTTGGTGAAAACCCACGCCGGGGCCACCGACAGGCACCAGAGGGTCCTGGACTGCATCGTCGCCTGCCGCAGCAAACCTCCCGAGGAAGAGGAGAGGAAGAAGCGGGGCAGGAAGAGGGAGGACCGGGAGGAGCGGGTAGACAAAAACGGGGGCAAGGATGTCGAAGACAAAAGCTGGAAGGAGTCAGAGAG ggtgaaaAGTGCGCCGGATAAAGAGGATCAGGTTTCGGAAGTCATCAAGGATTCACCGGACTCACCAGAGCCACTTGTCAAGAAACCACGTCTGTGCACTGACGAGGTGGAGTCACTAGAGGGCGCAAAAG GTCCCGTCTCGCTTCTCTCTCTGTGGACCAATAGGATCACCGCCAAGTCCAGGAAACGCCGGGAGTTAATGGGCAGAGCGcactcagtcaacagcaagtttgaGCTGTACCAGCACCTTAAAGATGAAAACGG GATGGATGTTCATGAAAATGGCAAGGCCTCCAGATGA
- the ints13 gene encoding integrator complex subunit 13 isoform X1, producing the protein MKMFSVAHKTVFVVDHCPYMAESSRQQVECDVLTKSRGQGVIPLAPVSKSLWTCAVECSMEYCRILYDIYPLDKLINYIVSDSEFHLLNSWKRECQSTHELMSSLAAVGPPNPREDPECCSILHGLVAAVESLCKITELQHEKRIALMDMAEWVANRGRIICLTNAKSDTHVRMLEDCIQETIMEQNKLAAGSDRLMAIQQCELVLIHIYPQGDDTLVSDRPKKEVSPLLTTEVHSVRAGRHLATKLNILVQQHFDLASTTITNIPMKPTLNVCEQEEQHANTSANYDVELLHHKDAHMEFIKSGDLHMAGTSTRENGLKETVTLKWCTPRTISVELHYCTGAYRISPTDVNSRPSSCLTNFLLNGRSVLLEQPRKSGSKIISHMLSSHGGEIFLHVLNSNRSTLEDPPSISEGCGGRVTDYRITDFGEFMKENRLTPVSEALHHPAAKLPAERAKAQLERHTRYWPMIISQTTIFNMQAVVPLANLIVKELLTEEDVLTCQKTVYNLVDMERKNDPLPISTVGSRGKGPKRDEQYRIMWNELETLVKTHAGATDRHQRVLDCIVACRSKPPEEEERKKRGRKREDREERVDKNGGKDVEDKSWKESERVKSAPDKEDQVSEVIKDSPDSPEPLVKKPRLCTDEVESLEGAKGPVSLLSLWTNRITAKSRKRRELMGRAHSVNSKFELYQHLKDENGMDVHENGKASR; encoded by the exons ATGAAGATGTTCTCAGTAGCCCACAAGACTGTCTTTGTCGTGGACCACTGTCCCTACATGGCTGAGTCCAGTCGTCAGCAGGTGGAGTGTGATGTGCTAACCAAGAGCAGAGGCCAGGGAGTCATCCCTCTGGCCCCAGTCTCCAAGTCTCTGTGGACGTGCGCTGTCGAATGCTCCATGGAATACTGCCGCATCCTCTATGACATTTACCCGTTGGACAAATTG ATTAACTACATTGTGAGTGACTCGGAGTTCCACCTCTTGAATAGCTGGAAACGTGAATGCCAGAGCACTCACGAG CTCATGTCATCGCTGGCCGCGGTGGGGCCCCCCAACCCGCGAGAGGACCCCGAGTGCTGCAGCATCCTGCACGGGCTGGTGGCAGCAGTAGAGTCGCTGTGCAAAATCACCGAGCTGCAACACGAGAAGCGTATCGCACTGATGGACATGGCTGAGTGGGTAGCCAACCGGGGTCGAATTATTTGTCTAACGAATGCTAAAAG tgacacTCATGTACGCATGCTGGAAGACTGCATTCAGGAGACCATCATGGAGCAAAACAAGCTGGCAGCAGGGTCGGACAG GCTGATGGCCATCCAGCAATGTGAGCTGGTCCTCATTCACATTTACCCCCAGGGTGACGACACGCTGGTGTCGGACCGGCCCAAGAAAGAG GTGTCGCCTTTGCTGACCACCGAGGTTCACAGTGTCCGCGCGGGGAGGCACTTGGCCACCAAGCTGAACATTCTTGTCCAGCAGCACTTCGACTTGGCCTCCACCACCATCACTAACATTCCCATGAAG CCCACATTAAATGTTTGCGAACAG GAAGAGCAGCACGCCAACACGTCGGCCAATTACGACGTGGAGCTGCTGCATCACAAGGACGCCCACATGGAGTTCATTAAAAGTG GAGACTTACACATGGCCGGCACCAGCACACGGGAAAATGGACTGAAAGAAACGGTCACGCTGAAATGGTGCACACCGCGAACCATCTCCGTTG AACTGCATTACTGCACAGGAGCTTATCGCATCTCCCCCACTGACGTCAACAGTCGTCCCTCGTCATGTTTGACCAACTTTCTCCTGAATG GTCGATCGGTGCTACTGGAGCAGCCGAGGAAGTCCGGGTCCAAGATCATCAGCCACATGCTCAGCAGCCACGGCGGCGAGATCTTCCTGCACGTGCTCAACAGCAATCGCTCCACACTGGAGGACCCGCCTTCCATCAGCGAGGGCTGCGGCGGCCGTGTGACAGACTATCGCATCACC GACTTTGGCGAGTTCATGAAGGAAAACCGCCTTACTCCCGTTTCTGAGGCCTTGCATCATCCGGCAGCGAAGTTGCCGGCGGAGCGAGCCAAAGCTCAGCTTGAACGCCACACGCGTTACTGGCCCATGATTATCTCCCAGACCACCATTTTCAACATGCAGGCA GTGGTTCCTCTGGCTAACCTGATTGTGAAGGAACTTCTGACTGAGGAGGACGTTCTCACGTGCCAGAAGACAGTCTACAACCTGGTGGACATGGAGAGGAAGAACGACCCACTTCCTATATCAACTGTGGGTTCCAGAGGCAAAGGCCCCAAAAG GGACGAGCAGTACCGTATAATGTGGAACGAGCTGGAGACTTTGGTGAAAACCCACGCCGGGGCCACCGACAGGCACCAGAGGGTCCTGGACTGCATCGTCGCCTGCCGCAGCAAACCTCCCGAGGAAGAGGAGAGGAAGAAGCGGGGCAGGAAGAGGGAGGACCGGGAGGAGCGGGTAGACAAAAACGGGGGCAAGGATGTCGAAGACAAAAGCTGGAAGGAGTCAGAGAG ggtgaaaAGTGCGCCGGATAAAGAGGATCAGGTTTCGGAAGTCATCAAGGATTCACCGGACTCACCAGAGCCACTTGTCAAGAAACCACGTCTGTGCACTGACGAGGTGGAGTCACTAGAGGGCGCAAAAG GTCCCGTCTCGCTTCTCTCTCTGTGGACCAATAGGATCACCGCCAAGTCCAGGAAACGCCGGGAGTTAATGGGCAGAGCGcactcagtcaacagcaagtttgaGCTGTACCAGCACCTTAAAGATGAAAACGG GATGGATGTTCATGAAAATGGCAAGGCCTCCAGATGA